The DNA segment gtcatttacctttAATGTATATCGTATAAATACTCACGTAGTTTACGTTAATAAACAGATTAATAACAGAGACTAACAACAACTCTTGTCTTATTCATACGGTCTCCCAACATGGCACACAGTGAATGACGCATCCTTCTTATTAAACTCACCGGCCCCATGCTTCAGCGCGAAGTCTTTGATGTTGACGTGGTGCATCCTCCCGTCTCCGCCCAATAGCTCCAGCTTCTGGCTCATGCAGTGGATGACGCAGCCGGCGTCGCGGCTGATTTGGTCGTACTCCTCCTTCCACAGGTGGTACAGGTCCGAGATCACGCCGTCTGATAGGTTCAACTGGGGAACAGAATTTACCACCACCATCACCATAATGCTGTGTAAAGGGTACCGTGTGTGTTCCTTGGAGAcagtttaaaatttcattccATAATTGAAACGACtgatttttttcagaattttggACAGTTTGATTTTGGTTTTGATGTTTTAGACACACAATGGTTATTTAAGTTACTTTCGCGTTgcataaaatatgtagttataaaataaaaaatgcatgaATTTCTTTAAAAACGTAACAAAAATTAAGCACTTACCTAAGTATTTTATGTGTAAAGACTCATATAAAGTACAGCTCATTAGAATTAAACCCTAATAAGTTCAAACAATTTATGTGAAATTCTAATAACATATTCGTACATACCTCTTTCTTACATTGATCTAAAACCTTGAGGAATCCACCAGTCAACTGCTTCATTGCTTCGGGCACCATTTCTATCTCGCTCACCCCTATCAATACCAACATAAGAGTGACAGGGACGCCCGCAAACCCTTTCATGTTTCGGCAAAAAGTAGTTGAGGTATTTGATGGGAGATCTTTTATATGGTGTTTCTTTGTAATGACAGGTAATTGGCATTAATGGAATTAATTACCCGTTGCGTATCGACAGCGTTCGCCTTAATTGGAGTGCCGCCCCCTGGTGATGCGCCTGCGCATCTACTAATTAAACGATTCCTTCTAAACGGTAGCTCCGTGGTATATAAGGTGAACTGAGGCATCAAGATCAGAGTTTGCTCTTGAAATTAAGTCTGTAATGCTAAGCTTAACATTAGGTTTCATTAATTGAAACTTACTTAATGGTGTCTGTGAttagaaattgcttaagtaggtaatttaccTTTTTGACCATAGTAGGTATTATCGATGTTAGTAAATTCTATAAGACGTGGCCATAAATTGTGTAACATTTTCCAAGCAAGCCGCTCTGTTTGCGTTTTCAGAGTGATTTATTGGCTTCCTCCGAAAATGCTGCAGAGCGTGCTCGCCTACTAGCGGTCTTTCAGGCAGAGTCCGGTTATTGGCTACATGCTCTTCCTTCGGCCAATATCGGGACTCTGCTTGACAGGAGTACACTGTCCCTTGCCATTTCCCTTAGACTTGGCGTCAAGACAAACCATCCCCATCGCTGTCGTTGCGGTACTCGCGTCGGTGAGTTAGGACACCATGGTCTCTCATGCCAAATGAGCGCTGGTCGAGTCTCCCGACACGCCTGCATCAATGACGTCATCCGCAGAGCTCTTGTCGCCGTCAATGTGCCAGCAGTTTTAGAGCCTAACGGCATATTCCGTGACGACGGCAAGAGACCTGACGGCATGACGCTCATTCCCTGGAAGCAGGGACGTCCTCTTGTGTGGGACGCAACATGCGCGGATACGCTTGCTCCGTCTCATACAGGAGGTACCTCCCTTGccgcaggcgcggcggcggcctcggctgagtgctccaagcggcgcaaatatgcagctctcaatgagagttatatatttgtgccgtttggggttgagactatgggaccatggggtccaagcgctcgttccttttataaggaactggcaaagaggctcaccgaggtgaccggtgatcaaaaggctggcagctatttcggccagagaattagcctggccattcaacgtggcaatgctgccagccttttgggcaccatccctgactgcggcgctgggggtgaagtattttttattttgtaaatagtttttatcattagtaattttaaaattttagtttttaagtcattttaagttaatatattattgtaaaatttattctctaataaaaatttgttttaatgattaaataaatttttagtcAAAGTTTAAAATGAGTACACTGATAATGAGTCATGATGGGTTCTTCAAACCCTATCTTACTCCCtataagatttatttttgtgataaaagtTATCCTaagcctcagatcatagaagccATCTAAATTATGCGTAACATAAGCACATAATAGACAAAAATACACCGGTTCTTTTGCATTTTTTATATACTGCTTACTTACATTAGTTATTTCCGCAGAGTAATCCTTATGGATACAGAATTAATCAAACCAAGaagaaggaaaataaatattacgtaTAAGCTTGGTAGACGACGCTTTCTTTTCCTCTCATCCTAATTCATTCCAGGATTACCCATTATCCTCACGTACACTAAACAACCTCCTCTGGAAAATACATTCGTCCAATTGCAATTGAAATACGTATCGGGAAAAACGAAAACAATTCTAAAccgatattttattgtatctGCGAACAACACATGGACCGAGGGATCCGTACAAAATAGTTTAACTTACATTCTTATTCTGCTTATTGATGTGCTCAGTGGCTCTATAATATAGTTAcctattaactatttattttgtaacaacTTTGAATGCTTGTTTTCTAACATGTTAgctttcaaaaacaaaaacgTTTTATATAAGTTCTATTTCTGCATCTGTTAACTTTATGTAGTTGGAttcttatgtaggtaagtacatacTTACTGATTAATAGGCACTCTActaacataggtaggtacctaatcatTTCACTGCAACAGAGTTCTTAGAATTAGTTGTGTTGAGTGCCTGAAATCTACAATCTGTCATAGTTACTCGTTATTCCCATTTTCAATTTACTTTTGTATTTCGTATTTTAGTAGTTTCTCTGTCTGCCCACGGGCCCCTAGCAGCAAAATGGCGGCGCGCTAAATCTCATCCCCTCAGTGCGAACACCTGAGCCCATGTTTACTTCCATCGCCACCCATGGTGATGGCACAAACGTATTGATATCTACGTGTAGAACTTCTACATCTACGCAATGAGATACAATCCGTTTCGTTACATTGGATTTTATGTTAAAAGATGATtgagaaaaagaaaaatgatCGTGATCAAGAGGAAAATGATGCACATGAACTTCGTGTAAAGTCCTATTTTGTTTTCTTctcttttcttttgattttcCTAATAACTCTTTATGGCATAAGTAAGCTAATTTTCTATGTTTAATATAATTTGAACTACTTCAAGCTTCAATTAGGTACCTCTGTCTCTGGAAATAGTAACTTAATAAGTAGACAGTTTTACATTAGAATATGCAAATGTCAGCTTAAATTGATATAAactgattaatattttaatctaACCAGTCACTTCATCTGCAAATTTCAATTTTAGATGCGAGCTGAGATGATCTTTCTCACTTAGAATTAATAATACTAGTTCTTGATCCGATTAACTGATAGAAGTCATTTCTATCTATCAAGCTCTTTAGATGCTTATCAATTTATACGATAGCATACATTTTACACGTTTATTAATATCTGTCACATTTTGCTTATCTCGGATCTTGATTAACCTCTCGGGTAGTAAATACCATCCCTATTATTAATAAGTGTTTGACAAATGACAGCATTACTTGTTATCTACGTACCTAAGAAAATTACCAGTAAAACGCATTTCAAATTTTGTCAGTCTTTTCAACTTTGTTACGTTTTCCATTTGCTACATGTCTTTAGGGAATAATGATACATACGCCTTTCAGTTGTGACTTGTGAtagaacaaattattttagcactCTTATTAGACCACTTGATGGTAGACATTACGCTTGATTGATTTCATTTACTTAAATCATATTAATTTATACCATGAAATTAGCTATaaaagatttataaaaaaatatctaggcATCGCATCTCTTTATAGCCGTCTGGTACCGACATACTTACTAAAGTGGTCAGGCATGGAGAGTGTAgatcaaatcctccatttgcctctggtaaattacagAGGTCTGACCTCTTATAGTGGAATAAAAGCcagataatgatgataatgacaatggAAATCTtcaaaaacagtaaaaaataaaatcttagtaatcagttgtaaaataatttaatcaaattcaatTACAAGTTTCAAAAGCCGACTCCTAAGCCATCCCAGCCAGGATCTCCTCCACCATGACCTCCATCGAGGGGGCCCACTGTAGCCGCTGCATGTGCGCCTGGAAGCATCGAGCCACCTCCAGCGCTCGCGAGCAGTCGTCGGTTATGGTGATGAACTGCTGCTCGCATTCGCGTAGGAGGCTCACGATCTCTGTGGCTTTGTCGTCGTCTGAAAGAGTGGTAGATTTAGCAAAGGTGCGGCTCGCTTATTTATGAAATCGTAATCGATGTCTTAATTTatccttttttttaataacaacgGACCGTCTAGAGTCTAGAGCAGATTATTGAAGAAAATCTTGATTAAGTCACCTGTAGCAAAATTAATCAACTTTTTTTGGTGAATAGTGGTCATGCATGGCACTAGGTATACACACGCATAGTTTCCAAGAATTAAGCGAAAACCCCAAAAATGGGACCTTCGAAGATAtctattttttatccacaacgaggaagctcttggcctgtgtctcacctgatggtaagtgatgatcaggtcgaaggtggaagcgcttcactcggaatcctcaaccacggaggaactgactAACTTACCTCtataactgccggaacacaacaatgctgttaacattgttgttatggcgacagacttaggtaagatggtggtagctagccaggcggacttataacaagccctaccaccaaccaaaccgaagagaaaaatctttataattttgttgcaaaaaataCTAGTTAGAAGTTAATTATGCATTATGTAGGATTTCTAACCAGCTCCATGTCCCCTGGCGAACTGGTGCGCGTTCTCGTGGTGGAGACGCTTCTGGTCCTCGAGCAGGTCCTTCTTGTGCGCCATGCACAGGAACACACAGCCCAGCTCGCGCTCCGGAGCCGCGCCCTGGCTCCAGAACCTCACCAGCCCTTCGTTGATGTTCGTGGTCACTTTGAGCtgaaataatattcaaaatatttgatGGTTCTataatcaaaatttttattacGGGCGATTGCACATTAAGCCAAACATAGTGGGCGTCTTAAATCGttgttaaatagtttttttgcaaataaatggAAACTCTGATTTGCTGTTGACCGTTTTTAGcagagtttaataataaaacttacTTCTTTTTTACACTCTTCTAGAACGTTGAAAAAAGTTACACCCATTTTTGTCATAACTTCTTCAGATGACATCACTGTATTCAAGTTAACGGCGAAACAAATTACCAAAATGGCCGCGACCCGCCATTTTGTAGCGTCAGCCATCTTGTTCAGATTttgaatgaatattttttttgcaatctTGAGTATTTATTGCAACTGTGTTGCTTATTAAACAAATTGCTAGGCTTGTTACCTTATTAGTGTTCTGAATACGAAGTAATTATTCTAAAGCACGAATGTGAGGTACTTTATCTATGTTTTAACAAGATGTCCGTAACTAATGATATAGGAGGGATTCGAAATCCACGAGTCAGTGTCATTGCAGTACACGAATGAGGGAAAATGTTAGAGCAACACGAATAATCCTATGTTTATCTTGTTTCCTATCTGTCAGTGGGTGAACTAAGCAGGAGATGGATGGAAAATTTTGGAGGGCACTTCTTTTGTTCCGAATTAGCAGTTGCTGATGGTGGTTGAATTAATGGTGATAATAATATTCACTCTTTCATCTTTTCTACTGAAATGTAGGGAGTGGAGGCAGCGTACCGAAAAaccgcagcgtgtgacgtccacccacaaggtagacagaccaacgacatcataaaggtagcaggaaggcgcagaCATTGGGGATGggatggaagtcattgggggagccctatgttcagcagtggacatcctatggctgaaatgatgactgAAATGTAACCTGCGATGTGAAGTTACTGAAAATTATGTTAGTTACCTTGAACGCATTTTTTTCAGAGAACTTCCTTAACGaaaattatttacctacttgagTAATTTGACTAAAAATATCTTCTATAGCTAAACATGTGACAAAAACATTAACATGTCTCAACCCGTGAGTTATAATGATGTTAAATGATTCGCTAATTGTTGGCTTTAGCTACACCACAATGTGTTTAAGGCCGCATTAACCATAATGGCAGTGCATAGACACACAAATCCCGCGGGTGTGGTTCCATTAACACACGTCAAGTTATGGGGCTATTCCTCTGGTTCCCattgctgcaactcctgtgtagggTCTGCAGCTTAAACGCCAATAAAGTCCCAACCGTTGGGCCGAGGGAAAGTTTTGAACTCGCGACAAAAtttatcagaagaacataggaggagtttgaagttcaGGATCGACTTCCCTCCGGTGCAATGAAATACATCAAGTAACttcttacataatttatttttcatacaagctatttttctttgcaaaataTCAACCGTGTAAAATGCCGTGCGTCATCTCGTGTGGCTCCACGATGAAAACGAGCCGCGGTAATATGTGGGTACACGCTGATCCCGCAACGCGCGCGGATTAGTCTTCGCTAGCGAGCACTGGCAGACATTTGTCACGGCACTAAGTCCGCCTCGCTGGGATTCACTATACGGCAAGCCCTAAACCGCGTAATTGTAGTAATTATTTCGATTGCGAGTTGTTGTTTTGTGGAGCGATGCCAATACCGAACATGAACTAGGAtgaaataggtagtagtaaaatGCTTATAAGTTAagatagtaggtaggtagctaAATAAACACTAGCTAGATCTAGTTGTAGTAACTCACATATTTTTATGGTGaagaaatgaaataataatgtaggtaggtatgcaatAAATCCATTccacgaaaaatattttaaaaagtaacattTGATTTTACAtcctttaaaaacaaaacaaaaataaagttcaaattcaaaaatcTGCTGTGAACAGATGGACAGACAGATTTATTGCGCAGTGTGATTGCGTCGCGATTCGACGCGGCGCGCGCCGACGGAATGCGAGCGCCGCAATTGTGCGCAGCGCAATTTCCACTTTAATTACAATGAAACTGTATTTTGTATGCAATGtcgtaaatatttaacaaaatattgctTGGTGCCTAAAATTGTCCAGcttttgttttgtattaaacttttcagtacggctagcacgaaaaactttcaagttcaaatcgtttgcgtactcgaatcgccatcaaaagatttagtaagaactctacaacagcgcccttgtgaacgtgtcgtaaagtgaacttagtatgagatgtggttgcacgaaacttattttgagaatcaaaatttacacgttatcgtttaattcgaagattgaatatcgaattttatcgaatacgcaaacgattcgaagacgaatgttgttcatgctagaggtacaggacTGAAACTGATATTGTTTTCTCACCATTACTCACCTAATCTAGTTACATTTAGATCTCCCTAtacaaataaaagaagaatTTGGCTCTAATTGTTCTCTTTTAATTGTTACAGGTATGTGCTCGTACTTTCTTTCTATCTTCTTCAATGGCAGTCAATCCAGCAAGTCAAGTGGTAAGTGATTAGGAATTTAATAATTGGGTATGCTGTGTGCAAATAGAAGGCAACACGCAATGTAAATACTTTTGTGAtgcatagtaaaaaaatatattaatttattaattaatatatttttttaatattaattttatacgaAAGTTTTATTTACAGACTTGTCATCTTACTTGAATTTTATCTTACATGCCTTTGAAC comes from the Ostrinia nubilalis chromosome 17, ilOstNubi1.1, whole genome shotgun sequence genome and includes:
- the LOC135079610 gene encoding general odorant-binding protein 1-like, which translates into the protein MKGFAGVPVTLMLVLIGVSEIEMVPEAMKQLTGGFLKVLDQCKKELNLSDGVISDLYHLWKEEYDQISRDAGCVIHCMSQKLELLGGDGRMHHVNIKDFALKHGAGDEIATQLVTLAHECEKQKASIEDDCERTLEMSKCFRSDVKQVDWTPKMEVIITEVIEV
- the LOC135079611 gene encoding general odorant-binding protein 1-like, with amino-acid sequence MADATKWRVAAILVICFAVNLNTVMSSEEVMTKMGVTFFNVLEECKKELKVTTNINEGLVRFWSQGAAPERELGCVFLCMAHKKDLLEDQKRLHHENAHQFARGHGADDDKATEIVSLLRECEQQFITITDDCSRALEVARCFQAHMQRLQWAPSMEVMVEEILAGMA